The sequence NNNNNNNNNNNNNNNNNNNNNNNNNNNNNNNNNNNNNNNNNNNNNNNNNNNNNNNNNNNNNNNNNNNNNNNNNNNNNNNNNNNNNNNNNNNNNNNNNNNNNNNNNNNNNNNNNNNNNNNNNNNNNNNNNNNNNNNNNNNNNNNNNNNNNNNNNNNNNNNNNNNNNNNNNNNNNNNNNNNNNNNNNNNNNNNNNNNNNNNNNNNNNNNNNNNNNNNNNNNNNNNNNNNNNNNNNNNNNNNNNNNNNNNNNNNNNNNNNNNNNNNNNNNNNNNNNNNNNNNNNNNNNNNNNNNNNNNNNNNNNNNNNNNNNNNNNNNNNNNNNNNNNNNNNNNNNNNNNNNNNNNNNNNNNNNNNNNNNNNNNNNNNNNNNNNNNNNNNNNNNNNNNNNNNNNNNNNNNNNNNNNNNNNNNNNNNNNNNNNNNNNNNNNNNNNNNNNNNNNNNNNNNNNNNNNNNNNNNNNNNNNNNNNNNNNNNNNNNNNNNNNNNNNNNNNNNNNNNNNNNNNNNNNNNNNNNNNNNNNNNNNNNNNNNNNNNNNNNNNNNNNNNNNNNNNNNNNNNNNNNNNNNNNNNNNNNNNNNNNNNNNNNNNNNNNNNNNNNNNNNNNNNNNNNNNNNNNNNNNNNNNNNNNNNNNNNNNNNNNNNNNNNNNNNNNNNNNNNNNNNNNNNNNNNNNNNNNNNNNNNNNNNNNNNNNNNNNNNNNNNNNNNNNNNNNNNNNNNNNNNNNNNNNNNNNNNNNNNNNNNNNNNNNNNNNNNNNNNNNNNNNNNNNNNNNNNNNNNNNNNNNNNNNNNNNNNNNNNNNNNNNNNNNNNNNNNNNNNNNNNNNNNNNNNNNNNNNNNNNNNNNNNNNNNNNNNNNNNNNNNNNNNNNNNNNNNNNNNNNNNNNNNNNNNNNNNNNNNNNNNNNNNNNNNNNNNNNNNNNNNNNNNNNNNNNNNNNNNNNNNNNNNNNNNNNNNNNNNNNNNNNNNNNNNNNNNNNNNNNNNNNNNNNNNNNNNNNNNNNNNNNNNNNNNNNNNNNNNNNNNNNNNNNNNNNNNNNNNNNNNNNNNNNNNNNNNNNNNNNNNNNNNNNNNNNNNNNNNNNNNNNNNNNNNNNNNNNNNNNNNNNNNNNNNNNNNNNNNNNNNNNNNNNNNNNNNNNNNNNNNNNNNNNNNNNNNNNNNNNNNNNNNNNNNNNNNNNNNNNNNNNNNNNNNNNNNNNNNNNNNNNNNNNNNNNNNNNNNNNNNNNNNNNNNNNNNNNNNNNNNNNNNNNNNNNNNNNNNNNNNNNNNNNNNNNNNNNNNNNNNNNNNNNNNNNNNNNNNNNNNNNNNNNNNNNNNNNNNNNNNNNNNNNNNNNNNNNNNNNNNNNNNNNNNNNNNNNNNNNNNNNNNNNNNNNNNNNNNNNNNNNNNNNNNNNNNNNNNNNNNNNNNNNNNNNNNNNNNNNNNNNNNNNNNNNNNNNNNNNNNNNNNNNNNNNNNNNNNNNNNNNNNNNNNNNNNNNNNNNNNNNNNNNNNNNNNNNNNNNNNNNNNNNNNNNNNNNNNNNNNNNNNNNNNNNNNNNNNNNNNNNNNNNNNNNNNNNNNNNNNNNNNNNNNNNNNNNNNNNNNNNNNNNNNNNNNNNNNNNNNNNNNNNNNNNNNNNNNNNNNNNNNNNNNNNNNNNNNNNNNNNNNNNNNNNNNNNNNNNNNNNNNNNNNNNNNNNNNNNNNNNNNNNNNNNNNNNNNNNNNNNNNNNNNNNNNNNNNNNNNNNNNNNNNNNNNNNNNNNNNNNNNNNNNNNNNNNNNNNNNNNNNNNNNNNNNNNNNNNNNNNNNNNNNNNNNNNNNNNNNNNNNNNNNNNNNNNNNNNNNNNNNNNNactgaccctctgacagtgcggcactccctcagcactgaccctccgacagtgcggcactccctcagcactgaccctctgacaatgcggcactccctcagtactgaccctctgacagtgcggcactccctcagcactgaccctccgacagtgcggcactccctcagcactgaccctctgacaatgcggNNNNactgaccctctgacagtgcggcactccctcagcactgaccctccgacagtgcggcactcccctaaccctgacccactgacagtgtggcactccctcagcactgaccctctgacagtgcggcactccctcagcactgaccctcagtggAAGAGCCGgttatcctgtgaatgagttcCACTGCTCCCACTTGTCCTTTTGGGTTTCAGAAGGGAGCTGCAGCCTGTTTGTTTCTGCAGTTGGTTactactgcctcagcactgaccctcaatgGAAGAGCCGGTAATCCTGTGAATGAGTTCCACTGCTCCCACTTGTCCTTTTGGGTTTCAGAAGGGAGCTGCAGCCTGTTTGTTTCTGCAGTTGGTTACTACTGTACTTGCCTCTGGTTTACTGGAAGCCGTGATCTTGGATTTCGAGAGTGCGAGGGTCTGTCAATCATTGCTTCCGAAAATGCATTGGCAGCTGGAGGAGGAAAGCATTAACCAGGCACGTTGCAAAACTTGGCCATCGTCCCTTGCTGATGACCGAAAGAATTTGCCCATTCGCCCTCGGTGAGATCACTGCTTTGAATGAATCATCACCAGGAACTCTGCTATAAAAGCAGGGCTCGTCTgttctgacacacacacaaagctcCTGCTCTATCCTGGAGAATGCCAGCAGACACAGAGTGCAGCATCTGTTACTACCCCTATGCCAGGAGGACTCGGAGCCCCAGGATCCTGCCCTGTGGGCACATCTTCTGCAGCCAGTGCCTCCTCACCCTGCTGTCCTCGGCGGAGCGCAGGGGCTCGGGCGTTTATGAGTTGCCGTGCCCGCTGTGCCGCCAGCCAGCCCAGGCCTTGCCAGCGGGCGGCGAGCTTCCGTTCCCCGTGGACCCGGCCCTTGACCGCCTGGCGCTGACCGAACGAGGCCCTGAGTCGATCGCCGAGCGAGGGCCCAAGCGGTGGGTGAGGAGCCTGAAGAGGAGACTGGGACTTGGGGGCCTGAGACACCCGAGGTCCGACGGTGAGGAGAAGGGGCTGGAGAGGTGTGGGGGTGGCGGGTTTGGGGGCGCGGGGTGCAGGTTTCGGGTCATCGGCCCGGGTGATTGGTGCCCAATCCGTACAGGTGGGAAGCCAGCAGGAGGTCAGCTCGTCGAGTGGGCTAGAGAGGCCGAATGGCCCCCGCTCCCGCAGAAGGCAAGCAGCCAGGCAGCTGGCCACATCGACCGCGGTTTTAAGGGTGACCAAGTCGGGAATGGCATCGGCTGAGAGACTGGGGAGAGGTCGCTCCCTATCCCACTTGCCCATCGGTCTCAGGGTTGTCACCAGACGCCAtgaggtgtgggggaggggactGACCTGAACCAGCCAACATGATGCTCCTACctgccccacccacccacctACATTGAGGTTACAGTGTGCAATTTTCACGCCATTGCCCCAATGGCTCCATCGTGCTGGGGaggtgtgggggtggtggtggggggggggggggggagtgtgggTCCTGCTCTCATGACAACTCACCATGGcatctaactgctgctccaacttgCCGAATGAATGGCGGGGTGAGCCACGTTGGTTTGGGGCGAAATCTATTACTTCCAACAACACCTCGTGTCCTTTACCAAAGAAACCTGACGCCCATCGCTGGGGAACGAGAAGGAACCCCCCCACCCATTCCCTCAGTCAAAGACAGATCGAACCAATTCCACTGACACCACAGCTACAAACCCATGAGGGTTAGACTGGACAGGGACAGGGGTACTCACAGAAAGTGAGAAGGGAAGGGCACTTTAGTTTACCCAGATGTCTAGTTGACGAAGTAAAATGGTGCCAgaaacacaggttcaaatcctcatactgactgagaTTACCCCTCACACCTGAAGTGTGGTGGCTTGCAGGGTGGGTTATcatcagtcctctctctctctctctctctctctctctgagtggGCAGTCCAATGATTCCCTGGGATTATGACCATCTCGCCTCAGGAGAGAGAACGTGATCCGGGATAAATGGCACAATTTTACCGGGGAGCATGGGAAGAGGGACAGTCCTGAAAGCCGCCAGCTCCAATTCAGCAGATTGTTCATAAAAACGGTGGGAGGGGGGGAACTGCTAGGTTTTCCACATCAACTCTAACTGACGGGACGTGACACGAAACGTCTTCTGCAATGTCGGTTAGTCCCAAGTCAGGTTCCGGAATTCCTTCAGGGAAGGCAGAGGAGTTGGGACCGCTACTGCCTGGGGCAGAGAGGACTAAAAagtgatttaatccctaccctctgTAATCTGGGAGAGTTTCGATAGAGGGAACGGGGAGAAACTGTTTGTACAaacttggaggagccggtgttggactggggggtggggggggtgtacaaagtgaaaaatcccACAGCGCCAGGcgatagtccgacaggtttatttggaagcactagctttcggagcaccgctccttaatcagatggttgtggatcatactcagaatttatagtcaaAGGAGCCCAGTGCCATGGAGATGTGACACAGTAAACATTCGTAGATTAAAGCTTTCATCTTTCATAATGGGATAGGCTGCTTTCTGTTCTtcgatatgtaaatcccagaacttcttttaaattccattctcaagatagctcaggttTGCACAGGGCGGTGTTTTGGTAACCATGGCGACATAGCTTTAACCTAGTCAGTCAGGACACAGCCTGGGGCGACAGGAGGGGGATGTGTTTAACTCAGCGGGTTGCCATGAGCTACAAACACGCCGCTTTGGAAGGGCAGATACAACAGGAACTTTCATAAAGGGAAAACATCGCGGGAATGGTGCAACGTGAAGGAGCTGGAGCtctcagggcggcacggtggctcagtggttagcactgctgccccacagcaccagggtcccaggtttgattccagcctcgggcagactgcccgtgtggagtttgcacattctccccgggtctgcgtgggtttcctcccaccgtccaaagaggtggattggctgtgctaaattgcccaaagtgttaggtgtattagtcggaggggggggtgggttactcttggactggttgggccgaagggtctgttttcacactgtagggaatcgaatctaatctgaTCCCTGTTTCTCAACTTTTCAGCTGTGTGTGTGGACATGCGCGATATGGTTCTGATGGCGAGTTTTCACCTCATTTAATGTGCGTCGGAAGAGAGCCGCACCCCCTCCCCAAACACCCTGGGGTGAAGCCAGGAGCAGGAGCGGGGTTGACCAGAGAGCCCAGGAGGAGGCAAGGAGTAGTGGACATCCGCTGCTCTCCTGTGCAGGGGGACTGAGCTTGTGTGGAGGCCATGAACAAACTGcgggtgctggaatccaaagtagacaggcaggaggccggaagaacacagcaagccaggcagcatctggaaggtGCGGACGTTGTGAGAGCCGTCAacttcccacccacccacccaccaaaaACAAATCCTGAAACAACCTCCCCTTCCTGGAGAGGGTTTCCCTCCCAGCCAGACAGGCCGAAGACAGCTAGACCTCAATGTCAAGTGGGACTGTGGGAGCTAGATTTAGGCCTGGGCCTAATATTGCTTCACTCAGAACTGGGCCTGAGAGGACAGTGTTTATGTACAGTACAGAAGTCCTTAAAGGCGCCAGTTCAGCAGATTGTTCATAAAAACGAGGGGAGTGCTCAGTTTCACACAGAGAGGAATGCGGTCTCCATGAAGTTATGTGAAATCTCTTATGAAACGTTGGTTAGTCCCAAGTCGGGTTCCTGAATTCCTTCAGGGAAAACAGAGGAGCTGAACAAGCCCACACTGATGCTCTGAAGCATATCCCATtccccctaacctattactccacatttacccctgattgaTGCATCggacctacacgtccctgaacactaaggggcaatttaacatggccaccTCACCcgatgtttttggactgtgggaggaaacccacacagacacggaggtggggggggagaatgtgcaaactccacacagacagtggcccgaggctggaatcgaacccgggtccctggcgctgtgaggcagcagtgctgaccgctGAGACCATGCCCCTCCCCACCACTGTGGTGATCTTTCATTTGTTGGGTTTTGAGGGCGATGTTGAGTTCAGTGACCAATCCCTAGAGTGAGATGTTTGCGCCAGGCTTTATGGTGAGTTTAAGCCTTCCAATCTAGCTTTCCCTGCGATCCTCATTGAAGACTTTTAAATTGCAGCTGTTTCTTTTAAACGGTGGTGTTTTCCTGTTGGCATGGCAACAGCCCACTGTCTGCCTCAATCTCACCaaagccgaaaatgtgttgctggaaaaacgcagcaggtcaggcagcatccaaggagcaggagaatcgacgtttcgggcatgagcccttcttcagggatttcatcaaatccctacagtgtggccctttggcccatcaagtcagcagTGAACCCCTGAAGAGCgtctcatccagacccacccactatcgccctgcatttcccatggctaacccatctaacactctggacaatttagcacggtcaattcaccccgacctgcgcatctttggactgtgggaggaaaccagagcaaacccgcacagacacggggagaatgtgcacagtccacacagacagtcgccctcaaagctggaatcgaacccagtccctgccgctgctaaccactgagtcaccgtgccttCTCATGCGGTATGCTTCCAAGTCTGTGAGTCATAGCCATGATGAAAGTGCTGTCAGGAAAGACAACTTGTTAATGTTTAATCAGCTCTTCAGCCGCCCAAGTTGCCAAGTGTTACAGAGAATACacactggctttggggagtctgggATCTCCCAATACCTGTGATAGATAGAGCCCGCCTGGTCACAGCAGACTGGGGCTGGAGGGGTGCGGAGTTTTGGACGAGGGGGAGGGGGGTAGTCCCGTCatgcagtgggagagggaataAAAGAGATACCACACTCAAGTTCTGGTGAAGAGTCAGCcaacttgaaacgtcagctctgcCCGACCGCTCGAGTTTCGCCAGTAATTCCTGTTTCGGCAACAAATTCTAAAACTGATTATTGCCAGCTTACCAGCACATTATTTTTAATACCTGCTCCCTTCCCAGTTTTATGTCTACCTCTAACAAGCTCCCTGACTGGTCAATCTTTAAGTAGTTAACAAACTGAAGAAACTCTTCCCCCAAACCAAACTctgcccccctcccctccccccccacattTTGTTTCCTGTTGATTAAGGAAAATTGGaattgt comes from Chiloscyllium plagiosum isolate BGI_BamShark_2017 unplaced genomic scaffold, ASM401019v2 scaf_52, whole genome shotgun sequence and encodes:
- the LOC122548359 gene encoding E3 ubiquitin-protein ligase RNF183-like, giving the protein MPADTECSICYYPYARRTRSPRILPCGHIFCSQCLLTLLSSAERRGSGVYELPCPLCRQPAQALPAGGELPFPVDPALDRLALTERGPESIAERGPKRWVRSLKRRLGLGGLRHPRSDAVCVDMRDMVLMASFHLI